One genomic segment of Equus przewalskii isolate Varuska chromosome 13, EquPr2, whole genome shotgun sequence includes these proteins:
- the GPR150 gene encoding probable G-protein coupled receptor 150: MEDPFSPSTLSSAPNLSVPISLGWGLNLTSGPGAPAPGPPPPSPPPSGPPSRRVRLVFLGVILVVAVAGNATVLCRLCGGWGPWAGPKRRKMDFLLMQLALADLYACGGTALSQLAWELLGEPRRAAGDLACRFVQLLQASGRGASAHLVALIALERQRAVRRPQGPPLPARALAALGWLLALLLALPPAFVVRGGAPLPPPAAPPAARAWPGERRCRDIFAHLPRWHLQVYALYEAVAGFVAPVAVMGVACRRLLCAWWQHPPQAPSAAAPWPASPGRAPAPSALPRAKVQSLKMSLALALLFVGCELPYFAARLAAAWLSGPVGDWEAEDLAVALRLVGVANSALDPFVYLFFQAGDCQLRRRLRRRLGAVWCAREGVAEDDEGARGHQALHRYRWPHPHYHHARREQPEQGCWRPPPPRPRPRPCSCESAF; encoded by the coding sequence ATGGAGGATCCCTTCAGCCCCTCAACTCTATCGTCGGCTCCCAACCTCTCCGTACCCATCTCGCTAGGCTGGGGTCTCAACCTGACTTCCGGACCAGGAGCCCCCGccccggggccgccgccgccgtcgccgccgccgtCCGGGCCGCCTAGCCGCCGTGTCCGCCTGGTCTTCCTGGGGGTCATCCTGGTGGTGGCGGTGGCCGGCAACGCCACGGTGCTGTGCCGCCTGTGCGGCGGGTGGGGGCCCTGGGCGGGGCCCAAGCGTCGCAAGATGGACTTCCTGCTGATGCAGCTGGCCCTGGCCGACCTGTACGCGTGCGGGGGCACCGCGCTGTCGCAGCTGGCCTGGGAGCTGCTGGGCGAGCCGCGCCGGGCCGCGGGCGACCTGGCGTGCCGCTTCGTGCAGCTGCTGCAGGCCTCGGGCCGGGGCGCTTCGGCCCACCTCGTGGCGCTCATTGCCCTCGAGCGCCAGCGCGCCGTGCGCCGTCCGCAGGGCCCGCCGCTGCCCGCGCGCGCCCTCGCCGCCCTGGGCTGGCTGCTGGCGCTGCTGCTGGCGCTGCCCCCCGCCTTCGTCGTGCGCGGGGGCGCCCCCTtgccgccgcccgccgcgcccccAGCGGCTCGCGCCTGGCCTGGGGAGCGTCGCTGCCGCGACATCTTTGCGCACCTGCCGCGCTGGCACCTGCAGGTCTACGCGCTCTATGAGGCCGTCGCGGGTTTCGTGGCGCCGGTCGCGGTCATGGGCGTCGCTTGCAGACGCCTGCTCTGCGCCTGGTGGCAGCACCCGCCCCAGGCGCCATCGGCTGCGGCGCCCTGGCCGGCGAGTCCCGGCCGAGCCCCGGCGCCCAGCGCGCTGCCCCGCGCCAAGGTGCAGAGCCTGAAGATGAGCCTGGCGCTGGCGCTGCTGTTCGTGGGTTGCGAGCTGCCCTACTTCGCTGCCCGGCTGGCGGCCGCGTGGTTGTCCGGACCAGTGGGAGACTGGGAGGCCGAGGACCTGGCGGTGGCGCTGCGCCTCGTGGGGGTGGCCAACAGCGCGCTCGATCCCTTCGTCTACCTCTTCTTCCAGGCGGGCGATTGCCAGCTCCGGCGGCGGCTGCGGAGGCGCCTGGGCGCAGTGTGGTGCGCGCGGGAGGGAGTCGCGGAGGACGACGAGGGAGCCCGGGGCCACCAGGCGCTCCATCGCTACCGCTGGCCCCACCCGCATTATCACCACGCCCGGCGGgagcagccagagcagggctgctggCGCCCACCCCCGCCGCGCCCCCGGCCGCGGCCCTGCTCCTGCGAAAGCGCCTTCTAG